From Microbacterium sp. YJN-G, a single genomic window includes:
- a CDS encoding TadA family conjugal transfer-associated ATPase has protein sequence MPEPFVLRPRTAAAHHADPAVPQSVDPAFGALAEFVRDERVTDIFVNGATGLFVDRGEGAERVTQWHASEREVRDLAVALVAAGGRHLDDQSPCVDVRLDDGIRVHTVLAPVAASGTALSIRVPRVLGADLDALAASGTFTPAQRSWLGRLVADRANILITGGTGTGKTTLLTALLSQAGERERIVTIEDVAELRPRHPHHVSLEVRQANLEGAGRITLTTLVRESLRMRPDRLVVGECRGEEVRELLTALNTGHDGGAGTLHASGLADVPARLEALGALAGMDAVALARQAVSAFTIVLHLERAADGRRHIAHAGRLALAGDRLTVEEVTPW, from the coding sequence ATGCCCGAGCCCTTCGTCCTCCGCCCGCGCACCGCGGCGGCGCATCATGCCGACCCGGCCGTCCCGCAGAGCGTCGACCCGGCCTTCGGTGCGCTCGCCGAGTTCGTGCGCGATGAGCGGGTCACAGACATCTTCGTCAACGGGGCCACCGGCCTGTTCGTCGACCGGGGTGAGGGTGCCGAGCGCGTCACGCAGTGGCATGCGTCGGAGCGGGAGGTGCGCGATCTCGCGGTCGCATTGGTCGCCGCCGGCGGCCGGCATCTCGATGACCAGTCGCCCTGCGTGGATGTGCGGCTCGACGATGGCATCCGCGTGCATACGGTGCTCGCGCCGGTGGCGGCGTCGGGCACGGCGCTGTCGATCCGGGTTCCGCGGGTGCTCGGCGCCGACCTCGACGCACTCGCCGCCTCTGGCACCTTCACCCCGGCGCAGCGGAGCTGGCTGGGGCGCCTGGTCGCCGACCGCGCCAACATCCTCATCACCGGCGGCACGGGCACGGGCAAGACGACGCTGCTGACCGCGCTGCTCTCGCAGGCGGGGGAGCGGGAGCGGATCGTCACGATCGAGGACGTCGCCGAGCTGCGTCCTCGGCATCCGCACCACGTGTCGCTCGAGGTCCGCCAGGCGAACCTCGAGGGCGCGGGGCGGATCACCCTCACCACCCTCGTGCGGGAATCGCTGCGGATGCGGCCCGACCGCCTGGTCGTCGGCGAATGCCGTGGCGAGGAGGTGCGCGAACTGCTGACGGCGCTGAACACCGGGCACGACGGCGGCGCCGGCACGCTGCACGCCAGCGGCCTGGCAGACGTGCCCGCCCGGCTGGAGGCGCTGGGAGCGCTGGCGGGGATGGATGCGGTTGCGCTCGCGCGTCAGGCGGTGAGCGCGTTCACGATCGTGCTGCACCTGGAGCGGGCGGCCGATGGCCGCCGTCACATCGCGCACGCCGGGCGGCTCGCGCTCGCCGGTGACCGCCTCACTGTCGAGGAGGTGACGCCATGGTGA
- a CDS encoding DUF4244 domain-containing protein produces the protein MTGNELPELTRSRAARLFADESGAATAEYAITTMAAVAFAGLLVVIMRSDEVRGILTDLVRRALTVS, from the coding sequence ATGACAGGGAACGAGCTGCCCGAACTGACCCGCAGCCGCGCTGCGCGGCTCTTCGCGGACGAATCCGGCGCGGCGACCGCGGAGTACGCCATCACCACCATGGCAGCGGTCGCCTTCGCCGGCTTGCTGGTGGTGATCATGCGCAGTGATGAGGTGCGGGGCATCCTCACGGACCTCGTGCGGCGGGCGCTGACGGTGTCGTGA
- a CDS encoding TetR/AcrR family transcriptional regulator codes for MSHHREADRREELVEAATAIVRDSGFGAASVKAVTARAGMSAGLLYSYAAGLEELLAEVFRRCAGAEMAAVDQAITTAEPGDATGRLVALIETFATRALRGGRLAWALLAEPVGRAINEERLAYRRGYVGILTDIVTQGVRDGEFPAQDARITAAGLVGAIGEALTGPIAPVPIEQDDPDAVVAAITALCLRAVGAPAASDPGSRSRG; via the coding sequence ATGTCACATCATCGTGAGGCGGACCGGCGCGAGGAGCTGGTCGAGGCGGCCACCGCCATCGTGCGCGACTCGGGTTTCGGAGCGGCGTCGGTCAAGGCCGTCACGGCACGGGCGGGGATGAGCGCCGGGCTGCTGTACAGCTACGCCGCGGGACTCGAAGAACTGCTCGCCGAGGTGTTCCGCCGCTGCGCGGGCGCCGAGATGGCAGCGGTCGACCAGGCGATCACGACCGCCGAACCCGGGGATGCCACCGGCCGCCTGGTCGCTCTCATCGAGACCTTCGCGACCCGCGCGCTGCGCGGCGGACGGCTGGCGTGGGCGCTGCTGGCCGAGCCCGTCGGCCGGGCGATCAACGAAGAACGACTCGCCTACCGGCGCGGGTACGTCGGCATCCTCACCGACATCGTCACGCAGGGAGTGCGCGACGGCGAATTCCCCGCCCAGGATGCCCGCATCACCGCCGCGGGACTCGTCGGGGCGATCGGCGAGGCGCTGACCGGCCCGATCGCGCCCGTCCCGATCGAACAGGACGATCCGGATGCCGTCGTCGCGGCGATCACCGCACTGTGCCTGCGCGCGGTCGGCGCGCCTGCGGCATCCGACCCGGGTTCCCGGAGCCGGGGATGA
- a CDS encoding DNA polymerase III subunit delta': MTTTQLAPFPWSEVWGQDAAVETLRHAASDPAALSHAWLITGPPGSGRSTLAHAFAAALVAEHPGDEAVMRQVLAGTHPDVTALRTDKVIITIAEARALVERSYFAPSAGRYRVIVVEDADRMVERTSNVLLKALEEPPEQTVWVLCAPSEADLLPTIRSRVRALRLREPEVDDVARLITLRTGVDDATAEQAARHAQRHIGMAQRLATDDAARRRRDDTLRAVLGVRGVGTAVEVAGQIIQAATDDAKALTAERDAAERAALLRTVGVADGQAVPPALRSQISALEDDQRKRATRSLRDGIDRVLTDLQSLYRDVVMLQFGRDGELINRELRAELDAVAAAWPIERTLIALDAIAGTRESLERNVAPLLATESLLVTISSGRTP; this comes from the coding sequence ATGACCACCACGCAGCTCGCTCCGTTCCCGTGGAGCGAGGTGTGGGGGCAGGATGCCGCCGTCGAGACGCTGCGGCACGCGGCATCCGATCCGGCCGCGCTCTCGCACGCCTGGCTGATCACCGGGCCGCCTGGCTCCGGCCGGTCGACGCTCGCGCACGCGTTCGCCGCGGCGCTCGTCGCCGAGCATCCGGGTGACGAGGCCGTCATGCGTCAGGTGCTCGCCGGCACCCACCCCGACGTCACCGCGCTGCGCACCGACAAGGTCATCATCACGATCGCCGAGGCACGCGCGCTCGTCGAGCGGTCGTACTTCGCCCCGTCCGCCGGCCGGTACCGCGTCATCGTCGTCGAGGATGCCGATCGCATGGTCGAGCGCACCTCCAATGTGCTGCTGAAGGCGCTCGAGGAGCCGCCAGAGCAGACCGTCTGGGTGCTGTGCGCCCCGAGTGAGGCCGATCTGCTGCCGACCATCCGCTCGCGCGTGCGCGCGCTGCGCCTGCGCGAGCCCGAAGTCGACGACGTCGCCCGACTGATCACCCTGCGCACGGGCGTCGACGACGCCACCGCCGAGCAGGCCGCCCGCCACGCGCAGCGGCACATCGGCATGGCGCAGCGCCTCGCCACCGACGACGCGGCTAGACGGCGCCGGGACGACACACTGCGCGCCGTACTCGGAGTCCGCGGTGTCGGCACGGCCGTCGAGGTCGCGGGCCAGATCATCCAGGCCGCCACCGACGACGCCAAGGCGCTGACCGCCGAGCGCGACGCCGCCGAGCGGGCCGCCCTGCTGCGCACGGTCGGGGTGGCCGATGGGCAGGCGGTGCCTCCGGCGCTGCGGTCGCAGATCTCCGCCCTCGAGGACGATCAGCGCAAGCGCGCCACCCGCAGCCTGCGCGACGGCATCGATCGCGTGCTCACCGACCTGCAGTCGCTGTACCGCGACGTGGTCATGCTGCAGTTCGGCCGCGACGGCGAGCTGATCAACCGCGAGCTGCGCGCCGAGCTCGACGCCGTGGCCGCAGCCTGGCCGATCGAGCGCACCCTCATCGCCCTCGACGCCATCGCCGGCACCCGCGAGTCGCTGGAGCGCAATGTCGCGCCGCTGCTGGCGACCGAGAGTCTTCTGGTGACCATCTCCAGCGGAAGGACCCCGTGA
- a CDS encoding type II secretion system F family protein: MVTRLRLRLRRREPDAGTAAAESASAVRTLAVLLQAGARPKTAWQHLADTGHPVAVRVSRRCADGAEPATAIAEEGGTWSDVAAAWEIASIVGAPLAEVLRALAEALQDAASAADDVRIALAEPAGTARLLLWLPFAGLLLGFALGFDTVGVLVTNPFGIACLVAGIGLVLLARLWTGRLVRSAQPRPQTPGMHAELVAVALSGGAAIPRALRLVEHASTAPEEDRRAVDTVLELSRSAGVPAGALLRASAAQQRHEARVQGRLRAARLSSSLLLPLGACTLPAFLLLGVAPLMLSVLGSTPLPI; this comes from the coding sequence ATGGTGACCCGGCTGCGGCTGCGGCTGCGTCGCCGGGAGCCGGATGCCGGGACGGCGGCCGCCGAGTCGGCATCCGCCGTGCGCACCCTGGCCGTTCTGCTGCAGGCGGGTGCGCGGCCGAAGACTGCGTGGCAGCACCTCGCCGACACCGGCCACCCCGTTGCCGTGCGGGTGAGCCGCCGCTGCGCGGACGGCGCGGAACCGGCCACCGCCATCGCCGAAGAGGGCGGCACCTGGTCGGACGTCGCCGCCGCCTGGGAGATCGCCTCGATCGTCGGCGCACCACTGGCCGAAGTGCTGCGCGCGCTCGCCGAGGCGCTGCAGGATGCCGCATCTGCGGCCGACGATGTGCGCATCGCGCTGGCCGAGCCTGCAGGGACGGCGCGCCTTCTGCTGTGGCTGCCGTTCGCGGGACTGCTGCTGGGGTTCGCGCTCGGGTTCGACACGGTCGGGGTGCTGGTGACGAACCCGTTCGGCATCGCGTGCCTGGTGGCGGGCATCGGTCTGGTGCTGCTGGCCCGGCTGTGGACGGGGCGCCTGGTCCGCTCCGCGCAGCCTCGGCCGCAGACCCCGGGCATGCACGCCGAACTGGTCGCGGTCGCCCTGTCCGGTGGCGCTGCGATCCCTCGCGCCCTGCGCCTGGTCGAGCACGCCTCGACCGCGCCGGAGGAGGATCGCCGCGCCGTCGACACCGTGCTGGAGCTCTCGCGCAGCGCCGGAGTGCCGGCCGGTGCGCTGCTGCGAGCCTCCGCGGCGCAGCAGCGGCACGAGGCGCGCGTGCAGGGGCGTCTGCGCGCGGCACGGCTCTCGTCGTCACTGCTGCTGCCGCTGGGCGCGTGCACCCTGCCCGCCTTCCTGCTGCTGGGCGTGGCGCCGCTGATGCTGAGCGTGCTCGGCTCCACTCCGCTGCCGATCTGA
- a CDS encoding alpha/beta hydrolase, whose product MTVLAGLAAAAVALTGCLYAQIPDAPASVTRTPDADGVSEELLPYYSQELTWESCGAGFDCTDVTAPLDWENPADGEISLAIVRHQATGQHQGSLLINPGGPGGSGFDFVADSLTYAVGPELIENFDVIGFDPRGVGRSTAVQCLDDEAMDEYNYGVIDEPRNTPEWEAELTARNQAYADACEANSGGILPHITTVNSARDMDLIRAVLGDTTLNYIGFSYGTFLGATYAKLYPERAQRLVLDGAIDPAVPGLEVGMTQAIGFESALRAYLADCLDTGECPFNGTVDDALADFRALLATVARDPLPNADGRMLTVDTMVTGVITAMYSQQSWPYLTQGLTAALQGDASVMFALADTYNARDTDGTYLDNSAEAFRAYNCMDYPVEDDKAAEDAALKVLEEKAPTFAPYWQGPDPCEVWPYPPVGVREAIAASGSGPIVVVGTTNDPATPYQWSESLAEQLENGVLVTRVGEGHTGYNKGSACVDDAVEQFLIDGTVPEDGLRCE is encoded by the coding sequence ATGACCGTGCTGGCGGGGCTGGCGGCGGCCGCCGTGGCCCTCACCGGCTGCCTGTACGCACAGATCCCCGACGCGCCCGCCTCGGTGACGCGCACACCCGACGCGGACGGGGTCAGCGAAGAGCTGCTGCCGTACTACTCCCAGGAGCTGACCTGGGAATCGTGCGGCGCCGGATTCGACTGCACCGACGTCACCGCACCGCTGGACTGGGAGAACCCGGCCGACGGCGAGATCTCGCTGGCGATCGTGCGCCACCAGGCGACCGGTCAGCACCAGGGGTCTCTGCTCATCAATCCGGGTGGCCCTGGCGGCAGCGGCTTCGACTTCGTCGCCGACAGCCTGACCTACGCGGTCGGCCCCGAGCTGATCGAGAACTTCGACGTGATCGGCTTCGACCCTCGCGGCGTCGGCCGCTCCACGGCCGTGCAGTGCCTGGATGACGAGGCGATGGACGAGTACAACTACGGCGTCATCGACGAACCGCGCAACACCCCCGAGTGGGAGGCCGAGCTCACCGCCCGCAACCAGGCGTACGCCGATGCCTGCGAGGCGAACAGCGGCGGCATCCTGCCGCACATCACCACGGTGAACTCCGCCCGCGACATGGACCTGATCCGTGCGGTGCTCGGTGACACCACCCTGAATTACATCGGGTTCTCGTACGGCACCTTCCTCGGTGCCACCTACGCCAAGCTGTACCCCGAGCGGGCGCAGCGCCTGGTGCTCGACGGCGCCATCGACCCCGCGGTCCCCGGCCTCGAGGTCGGGATGACGCAGGCGATCGGCTTCGAATCGGCCCTGCGGGCCTATCTCGCTGACTGTCTCGACACGGGTGAGTGCCCGTTCAACGGCACCGTCGACGACGCGCTGGCCGACTTCCGCGCCCTGCTCGCGACCGTCGCGCGCGACCCGCTGCCGAACGCCGACGGCCGGATGCTCACCGTCGACACCATGGTCACCGGCGTGATCACCGCGATGTACAGCCAGCAGAGCTGGCCGTATCTGACCCAGGGGCTCACCGCGGCGCTGCAGGGCGACGCGTCGGTGATGTTCGCGCTCGCCGACACCTACAACGCGCGCGATACCGACGGCACCTACCTCGACAACTCGGCCGAGGCGTTCCGCGCCTACAACTGCATGGACTACCCCGTCGAGGACGACAAGGCCGCCGAGGACGCGGCGCTGAAGGTGCTGGAGGAGAAGGCGCCCACCTTCGCCCCGTACTGGCAGGGGCCCGACCCGTGCGAGGTGTGGCCGTACCCGCCGGTCGGCGTGCGCGAGGCGATCGCGGCATCCGGCTCGGGCCCGATCGTCGTCGTCGGCACCACGAACGACCCGGCCACGCCGTACCAGTGGTCCGAGTCGCTCGCCGAGCAGCTCGAGAACGGCGTGCTCGTCACGCGCGTGGGCGAGGGCCACACCGGCTACAACAAGGGCAGCGCCTGCGTGGATGACGCGGTCGAGCAGTTCCTCATCGACGGAACCGTGCCGGAGGACGGCCTGCGCTGCGAGTGA
- a CDS encoding TadE family type IV pilus minor pilin, with protein sequence MRRRPSPPDAAGERGSVAAELAVALPAVLLALMLGAGALSAAAQQVALQDAAADAARLLGRGESNDRAAGVVQRAVGGARLSAHRADGLVCAAASAEVQFGRLISIPLRAESCALEGGL encoded by the coding sequence ATGCGGCGCCGGCCCTCGCCGCCGGATGCCGCTGGGGAGCGCGGGTCGGTCGCCGCCGAGCTGGCGGTCGCCCTGCCCGCGGTGCTGCTCGCCCTCATGCTGGGCGCCGGTGCGTTGAGTGCCGCCGCCCAGCAGGTGGCGCTGCAGGATGCCGCGGCCGATGCCGCCCGGCTGCTCGGGCGAGGAGAGAGCAATGACCGGGCGGCCGGGGTCGTGCAACGGGCAGTCGGCGGAGCACGGTTGAGCGCGCACCGTGCGGACGGCCTGGTCTGCGCGGCCGCGTCGGCCGAGGTGCAGTTCGGGCGACTGATCAGCATCCCGCTGCGCGCAGAGAGCTGCGCGCTGGAGGGCGGACTGTGA
- the tmk gene encoding dTMP kinase — protein MTNGLWVTLEGGDGSGKTTQAALLAEWLSGQGRTVLHTREPGGSEVGTLIRDIVLHHRGEIAPRAEALLYAADRAHHVATVVRPALERGDVVIQDRYLDSSVAYQGAGRVLDAVQVRDLSLWATEGALPDVTVLLDIDPAAARHRLDADDKPFDRLEAEKEEFHARVRDAYLRLADAEPGRFLTIDATLPPKQIAELVRTRITPLL, from the coding sequence GTGACCAACGGTCTCTGGGTCACCCTGGAGGGCGGTGACGGCTCGGGCAAGACCACCCAGGCCGCGCTGCTGGCGGAGTGGCTCTCAGGCCAGGGACGCACTGTGCTTCACACCCGCGAACCGGGCGGCTCCGAGGTCGGCACGCTGATCCGCGACATCGTCCTGCACCACCGCGGTGAGATCGCCCCGCGCGCCGAGGCGCTGCTGTACGCGGCCGACCGTGCGCATCACGTGGCCACGGTGGTCCGCCCGGCACTCGAACGCGGCGATGTGGTCATCCAGGACCGCTATCTCGACTCGTCGGTCGCGTACCAGGGTGCGGGACGGGTGCTGGATGCCGTGCAGGTGCGCGACCTGTCGCTGTGGGCGACCGAAGGCGCACTGCCCGACGTGACGGTGCTGCTCGACATCGACCCGGCCGCGGCGCGGCATCGGCTCGACGCGGACGACAAGCCGTTCGACCGGCTGGAGGCCGAGAAGGAGGAGTTCCACGCCCGCGTGCGCGATGCCTACCTGCGGCTGGCCGACGCCGAGCCCGGACGCTTCCTCACCATCGACGCGACGCTGCCCCCCAAGCAGATCGCCGAACTCGTCCGCACCCGCATCACACCCCTCCTCTGA
- the topA gene encoding type I DNA topoisomerase, protein MAQGKKLVIVESPTKMRSIQGYLGDGYEVLSSVGHIRDLADKKDIPAADKQAYGKYSIDVENGFDPYYVVSDRKTKTVAELKRALKTADEVLLATDEDREGEAIAWHLLETLKPKVPVKRMVFHEITKDAIQAAVGRTRDLDLALVDAQETRRILDRLYGWDVSPVLWYKVKSGLSAGRVQSAATRMIVDRERERMAFVSAEYWDVEAQAASSASAQGQAFGVRLVRVDGGQLARGTDFDDTGKLKKAVVVLSEADATALATAVDAAATGTVSKVEAKPGTRSPYAPFTTSTMQQEAGRKLSMSAKQAMSVAQRLYEKGYITYMRTDSTALSTQAVQAARSQAVALYGDAAVPLKPRVYKSKSKNAQEAHEAIRPSGETFRTPASVASGLDREEQRLYDLIWKRTVASQMADAKYETTTVTIEVAAAGKKLEFTASGTVYTFKGFLEAYEEGRDEKRNAQDSAENQSLPAVAVGDRLAVSDAAAKGHRTTPKPRYTEASLVKALEEHGIGRPSTFASIIGTVIDRGYATKRGQALVPTWLAFSVVRLLEQHFADLIDYDFTAALEDDLDAIARGEQNRVEWLKSFYYGSDSQVGLRQVVDNLGEIDARALNSTRITDTATLRFGKYGPYLEVVDPADPEAKPRIVNVPEDLAPDELTAEKAQELIDAPVAGDRVLGENPENGKVVIVKDGRFGPYVQENDPVSDEDAVDETTGEVVAPKPKRGAKKEAAPKPRTASLFRSMSVDTIDLDTALQLLSLPRVVGKDPDSGEEITAQNGRFGPYLKKGTDSRSLESESQIFDVTLEKALELYAQPKYGARKASSALAEFDADPVSGKPIRIRDGRFGAYVTDGETNVTIPRGQTPDDITFEIAVQMLADKRAKGPAPKRGRAGAKKATTTKAAATKKAPAKKAPAKKAPAKKAAATDAEKAAARSAAAKKAAATRAANAAAKKQTSS, encoded by the coding sequence TTGGCACAAGGCAAGAAGCTCGTCATCGTCGAGTCCCCGACGAAGATGCGGTCGATTCAGGGGTACCTCGGCGACGGCTACGAGGTGCTGAGCTCGGTCGGCCATATCCGCGACCTCGCCGACAAGAAGGACATCCCCGCCGCCGACAAGCAGGCGTACGGGAAGTACTCGATCGACGTCGAGAACGGCTTCGACCCCTACTACGTCGTCTCCGACCGCAAGACCAAGACCGTCGCCGAGCTCAAGCGCGCGCTGAAGACCGCCGACGAGGTCCTGCTCGCCACCGATGAGGACCGCGAGGGCGAGGCCATCGCGTGGCACCTTCTCGAGACCCTCAAGCCGAAGGTCCCCGTCAAGCGGATGGTCTTCCACGAGATCACCAAGGACGCCATCCAGGCGGCCGTCGGCCGCACCCGCGACCTGGATCTCGCGCTCGTCGACGCGCAGGAGACCCGTCGCATCCTCGACCGGCTCTACGGCTGGGACGTCTCTCCCGTGCTCTGGTACAAGGTCAAGTCGGGCCTGTCGGCCGGGCGCGTGCAGTCCGCGGCCACCCGCATGATCGTCGACCGCGAGCGAGAGCGGATGGCCTTCGTCTCGGCGGAGTACTGGGACGTCGAAGCGCAGGCGGCCTCGTCCGCGAGCGCTCAGGGGCAGGCGTTCGGCGTGCGCCTGGTGCGCGTCGACGGCGGACAGCTCGCCCGGGGCACCGACTTCGACGACACCGGAAAGCTCAAGAAGGCCGTCGTCGTGCTCTCCGAGGCCGACGCGACAGCCCTCGCCACCGCGGTCGACGCCGCAGCCACCGGCACCGTCAGCAAGGTCGAGGCCAAGCCCGGCACCCGCAGCCCCTACGCGCCCTTCACCACCTCCACCATGCAGCAGGAGGCCGGACGCAAGCTCTCGATGAGCGCGAAGCAGGCGATGAGCGTCGCCCAGCGCCTCTACGAGAAGGGGTACATCACCTATATGCGCACCGACTCGACGGCGCTGAGCACGCAGGCCGTCCAGGCCGCGCGCAGCCAGGCCGTCGCGCTCTACGGCGACGCCGCGGTGCCCCTGAAACCCCGCGTCTACAAGTCCAAGAGCAAGAACGCGCAGGAGGCGCACGAGGCCATCCGCCCCTCCGGCGAGACCTTCCGCACCCCGGCGTCGGTGGCCTCCGGCCTCGACCGCGAGGAGCAGCGCCTCTACGACCTCATCTGGAAGCGCACCGTCGCCAGCCAGATGGCCGACGCCAAGTACGAGACCACCACGGTGACCATCGAGGTGGCTGCGGCAGGCAAGAAGCTCGAGTTCACGGCATCCGGAACCGTCTACACCTTCAAGGGCTTCCTCGAGGCCTACGAAGAGGGGCGCGACGAGAAGCGCAACGCGCAGGACTCCGCCGAGAACCAGTCGCTGCCCGCCGTCGCCGTCGGCGACCGGCTGGCGGTGTCGGATGCCGCGGCCAAGGGCCACCGCACCACCCCGAAGCCCCGCTACACCGAGGCGTCGCTGGTGAAGGCGCTCGAGGAGCACGGCATCGGCCGTCCGTCGACCTTCGCCAGCATCATCGGCACCGTCATCGACCGCGGATACGCCACCAAGCGCGGCCAGGCGCTGGTGCCCACGTGGCTCGCGTTCAGCGTCGTCCGTCTGCTCGAGCAGCACTTCGCCGACCTGATCGACTACGACTTCACCGCGGCGCTCGAGGACGACCTCGACGCGATCGCACGCGGCGAGCAGAACCGGGTGGAGTGGCTGAAGTCCTTCTACTACGGCTCCGACTCGCAGGTCGGACTGCGCCAGGTGGTCGACAATCTCGGCGAGATCGACGCCCGCGCCCTGAACTCCACCCGCATCACCGACACCGCCACGCTGCGCTTCGGCAAGTACGGGCCCTACCTCGAGGTCGTCGACCCCGCCGACCCCGAGGCCAAGCCCCGCATCGTCAACGTGCCGGAGGATCTCGCCCCGGACGAGCTCACCGCCGAGAAGGCGCAGGAGCTCATCGACGCGCCCGTGGCCGGCGACCGGGTTCTCGGCGAGAACCCCGAGAACGGCAAGGTCGTCATCGTCAAGGACGGCCGGTTCGGCCCGTACGTGCAGGAGAACGACCCGGTCTCCGACGAGGATGCCGTCGACGAGACCACCGGCGAGGTCGTGGCGCCCAAGCCCAAGCGAGGCGCGAAGAAGGAGGCGGCTCCCAAGCCGCGCACGGCATCCCTGTTCCGCTCGATGTCGGTCGACACCATCGACCTCGACACAGCCCTGCAGCTGCTCAGCCTGCCCCGCGTGGTCGGCAAGGACCCCGATTCCGGTGAGGAGATCACCGCGCAGAACGGCCGCTTCGGGCCGTACCTGAAGAAGGGCACCGACTCGCGGTCGCTGGAGAGCGAATCGCAGATCTTCGACGTGACCCTCGAGAAGGCGCTCGAACTGTACGCGCAGCCGAAGTACGGTGCCCGCAAGGCATCCAGTGCGCTTGCCGAGTTCGACGCCGACCCGGTCAGCGGCAAGCCCATCCGCATCCGCGACGGCCGGTTCGGGGCCTACGTGACCGATGGCGAGACCAACGTCACGATCCCGCGCGGGCAGACACCCGACGACATCACCTTCGAGATCGCCGTGCAGATGCTCGCCGACAAGCGCGCCAAGGGGCCCGCACCCAAGCGCGGTCGCGCGGGTGCGAAGAAGGCCACGACGACCAAGGCCGCCGCGACGAAGAAGGCGCCCGCCAAGAAGGCGCCCGCCAAGAAGGCACCTGCCAAGAAGGCGGCGGCGACGGATGCCGAAAAGGCAGCGGCCCGCTCGGCCGCAGCCAAGAAGGCGGCGGCGACCCGCGCGGCCAACGCCGCGGCGAAGAAGCAGACTTCGTCGTGA
- a CDS encoding helicase produces MAGTALAAGILTVAASLSLGLAAVGGAAVTAQRTAGAADAAALAAADAASGAIVTGEEPCALAARVAAAAGGRLSACTLDDFAATVEVRSAYAGLVAASRARARQPGG; encoded by the coding sequence ATGGCGGGCACCGCACTGGCCGCCGGCATCCTGACCGTCGCCGCGAGCCTGTCGCTGGGCCTTGCGGCCGTGGGCGGTGCGGCCGTCACCGCCCAGCGCACAGCAGGGGCCGCCGATGCCGCCGCCCTGGCCGCCGCCGACGCGGCCTCCGGCGCGATCGTCACCGGCGAGGAGCCCTGCGCGCTCGCCGCGCGGGTCGCCGCGGCGGCCGGCGGACGCCTGTCCGCGTGCACTCTCGACGACTTCGCGGCGACCGTCGAGGTGCGCAGCGCGTACGCTGGTCTGGTCGCCGCATCCCGCGCCCGTGCAAGGCAACCCGGGGGATGA